One stretch of Rhodoferax lithotrophicus DNA includes these proteins:
- a CDS encoding alpha-hydroxy acid oxidase, translated as MPVITHIEDLRVLAQKRVPRMFYQYADSGSWTESTYRANSEDFQKIKLRQRVAINMENRSTASTMIGQKVTMPVAIAPTGLTGMQCADGEIKAANAAKKFGIPFTLSTMSICSIEDVAQETGGHPFWFQLYVMKDRDYIERLIDRAKAANCSALVLTLDLQIIGQRHKDLINGLSAPPKPTLTNIVNMATKLRWGLGMLGTKRHGFGNIVGHVKGVENMGSLSEWTSKQFDPALSWNDVEWIKNRWGGKLILKGIQDVEDAHLAVNSGADALIVSNHGGRQLDGAPSSISALPAIVDAVGSQIEVHMDGGIRSGQDVLKARALGARGTYIGRAFLYGLGAMGEAGVTKALEIIHKELDLTMAFCGHTQIDTVDKRVLLPGTYPQ; from the coding sequence ATGCCAGTGATCACCCATATTGAGGATCTTCGTGTCCTTGCTCAAAAACGCGTGCCCCGCATGTTTTACCAATACGCTGACTCTGGCAGCTGGACTGAATCCACTTACCGGGCCAACAGCGAAGACTTCCAGAAGATCAAACTGCGTCAGCGCGTGGCCATCAACATGGAAAACCGAAGCACCGCCAGCACCATGATCGGTCAGAAGGTGACCATGCCGGTGGCGATTGCGCCAACCGGGCTGACCGGCATGCAGTGTGCCGATGGCGAGATCAAGGCGGCCAATGCCGCCAAGAAGTTCGGCATTCCGTTCACGCTGTCAACCATGAGCATTTGCTCAATCGAGGACGTGGCCCAGGAAACCGGAGGCCACCCATTCTGGTTTCAGCTGTATGTGATGAAAGACCGGGATTACATCGAGCGTCTGATTGACCGCGCCAAAGCGGCCAACTGCTCGGCGCTGGTGCTCACGCTTGACTTGCAAATCATCGGCCAGCGCCATAAGGACCTGATCAACGGTTTGTCCGCACCACCCAAACCCACCCTGACCAACATCGTCAACATGGCCACCAAATTACGCTGGGGCCTGGGTATGCTGGGTACCAAACGGCACGGTTTTGGCAATATCGTCGGCCACGTCAAAGGCGTGGAAAACATGGGTAGCCTGAGTGAATGGACATCCAAGCAGTTTGACCCGGCACTGAGCTGGAACGATGTCGAGTGGATCAAGAACCGTTGGGGCGGCAAGCTAATCCTCAAAGGTATTCAGGACGTGGAAGACGCGCATCTGGCCGTGAACTCAGGTGCGGACGCACTGATCGTCAGTAACCACGGGGGCCGCCAGCTTGATGGTGCGCCATCCTCCATCTCCGCCCTGCCCGCTATCGTGGATGCGGTAGGTAGCCAGATTGAGGTGCATATGGACGGCGGCATCCGTAGCGGGCAAGACGTGCTCAAAGCCCGCGCATTGGGCGCGCGCGGCACCTACATTGGTCGAGCATTTTTGTACGGTCTGGGTGCCATGGGCGAAGCGGGCGTGACCAAAGCACTGGAGATCATCCATAAAGAACTTGACCTGACCATGGCCTTTTGTGGCCATACCCAAATCGATACGGTGGACAAAAGAGTTTTGTTACCTGGAACCTATCCGCAGTAG
- a CDS encoding NAD(P)/FAD-dependent oxidoreductase — translation MKSADILILGAGMAGASAAYFLAPHRKLVLLEREAQPGYHATGRSAALFSETYGNATVRAITTASKPFYSKPPSGFSDYPLITPRGSLMVGAEADHEVLRHNLEAMRALVPNVEWWTQAEILKRVPVLRPESAVYGVYEPDAMDLDVHSIHQGFLKAAKAAGAQLVCDAEVHQMRYEAGQWCVETAAGHFCAPVVINAAGAWCDELAVLAGVKPVGLSPKRRTAFTCDASECSQWPMVMDAQESFYFKPDAGVLLVSPANEDPMSPQDVQPEELDVAIAVDRLENATTLQIRQVRRKWAGLRSFVQDRTPVVGFAPDAPGFFWLAGQGGYGIQTAPAMGELTAALVRGLDVPAHMAALGLRAQDVSPQRSALIAAL, via the coding sequence ATGAAATCTGCAGATATTCTGATCCTGGGGGCTGGCATGGCGGGTGCGTCGGCGGCCTATTTCTTGGCCCCCCATCGGAAACTGGTTTTGCTGGAGCGTGAGGCGCAGCCGGGTTACCACGCGACAGGGCGGTCTGCGGCACTGTTTTCCGAAACCTATGGCAATGCGACGGTGCGAGCCATCACGACCGCATCCAAGCCGTTTTACAGCAAACCGCCATCCGGTTTTTCGGATTACCCGCTGATCACGCCACGTGGGTCACTGATGGTGGGCGCAGAGGCGGACCATGAAGTGCTGCGCCATAACCTGGAGGCCATGCGTGCACTGGTGCCCAATGTGGAATGGTGGACGCAGGCAGAAATCTTGAAACGTGTGCCGGTGCTACGACCAGAATCTGCCGTGTATGGCGTGTATGAGCCGGATGCCATGGATCTGGATGTCCACAGCATTCACCAGGGTTTTTTGAAAGCGGCCAAAGCGGCAGGGGCGCAACTGGTGTGTGATGCCGAAGTGCATCAGATGCGCTATGAGGCAGGGCAGTGGTGTGTTGAAACAGCTGCTGGACATTTTTGCGCACCGGTGGTAATTAATGCGGCCGGGGCCTGGTGTGATGAGCTGGCCGTGTTGGCCGGTGTGAAACCCGTGGGTTTGAGCCCCAAACGCCGCACCGCGTTCACCTGTGATGCCAGCGAGTGCAGCCAATGGCCCATGGTGATGGACGCACAAGAGTCGTTTTACTTCAAGCCCGATGCCGGTGTACTGCTGGTTTCCCCAGCCAACGAAGACCCGATGAGCCCGCAAGACGTTCAGCCGGAAGAGCTGGATGTGGCCATTGCTGTGGATCGGCTTGAGAACGCGACCACCTTGCAGATCCGCCAAGTGCGGCGCAAATGGGCCGGTTTGCGATCATTTGTGCAAGACCGGACACCGGTAGTCGGTTTTGCGCCTGATGCACCCGGGTTTTTCTGGCTGGCTGGTCAAGGTGGTTATGGCATCCAGACCGCACCCGCCATGGGTGAACTTACCGCCGCGCTGGTGCGTGGTTTGGACGTGCCCGCCCACATGGCGGCGCTGGGATTGCGCGCGCAAGATGTGTCGCCACAGCGTTCCGCTTTGATTGCAGCCTTGTAG
- a CDS encoding FAD-dependent oxidoreductase: MKHLVMLGAGHAHVHLLSTLTTQALAGVEITLIAPYPRQLYSGMVPGFVAGHYAFEDCVIPLEPFLKNTSVTWLRHNATALDAAQRTVTLDDGQNIPYDVLSINSGPVQDRQKIEQLMPGAAEHALFVRPIERFAALWPKVVAMGQQKPLRFAIIGGGAAGFELACAVTHRLPAASVTLLSGDTPVGANYPTAVQAMMVQALKARHITVLQTSACALTAGEVSLSSGARLACDVPIIAIGAHAPGWLQGSGLALDEQGFVAVDVFQRSTSHPHVFAAGDVTSRQDVSLPKSGVYAVRAGAPLTRNLRAVLAGIQPAPYIPPKKTLNLLSCGSRHAIASWGNWSAQGRWVWWLKNRIDRGFIKKYSV; the protein is encoded by the coding sequence ATGAAACATCTGGTGATGCTCGGCGCTGGCCATGCTCACGTCCACCTGCTCTCCACCCTGACAACCCAAGCACTTGCAGGCGTGGAAATCACGCTGATCGCGCCTTACCCGCGCCAACTGTATTCGGGTATGGTGCCCGGCTTTGTGGCAGGCCATTACGCGTTTGAAGACTGCGTGATTCCACTGGAACCTTTCCTGAAAAACACCTCCGTGACCTGGCTCAGACACAACGCCACCGCGCTGGATGCAGCCCAACGCACCGTCACCCTGGATGATGGCCAAAACATTCCTTACGACGTGCTGTCCATCAACAGTGGCCCTGTGCAAGACCGGCAAAAAATCGAGCAACTGATGCCTGGTGCCGCAGAGCACGCCTTGTTTGTTCGCCCGATTGAGCGCTTTGCAGCCTTGTGGCCCAAGGTGGTGGCCATGGGACAGCAAAAACCTTTGCGCTTTGCCATCATTGGCGGGGGGGCTGCCGGGTTTGAGTTGGCCTGTGCGGTCACGCACCGGCTACCAGCTGCGTCCGTCACGCTGCTCAGTGGCGATACCCCCGTGGGGGCCAACTACCCCACAGCCGTTCAAGCCATGATGGTGCAAGCCTTGAAGGCCCGCCACATCACCGTCCTTCAGACCAGCGCATGTGCCTTGACTGCAGGTGAAGTGAGTCTGTCCAGTGGTGCACGGCTGGCCTGCGACGTACCCATCATCGCCATCGGCGCGCATGCTCCTGGTTGGCTGCAAGGCAGCGGATTGGCTCTGGATGAACAGGGCTTTGTGGCGGTAGATGTGTTTCAGCGTAGCACCAGCCACCCCCATGTGTTTGCGGCCGGTGATGTGACCAGCCGCCAGGATGTGAGCCTACCCAAAAGCGGGGTGTACGCGGTGCGCGCCGGTGCACCACTCACCCGAAATTTGCGCGCGGTACTGGCAGGCATCCAGCCTGCGCCCTACATTCCGCCAAAGAAGACCCTGAACCTGCTCTCATGCGGTAGCCGCCACGCGATTGCCAGCTGGGGAAACTGGTCGGCCCAAGGGCGCTGGGTGTGGTGGCTTAAAAACCGAATTGATCGCGGGTTCATCAAAAAATACAGCGTTTGA
- the ybeY gene encoding rRNA maturation RNase YbeY, translated as MNQLTLSLQFARFADAPLHRAALPRHKVARWLRAALQSDAELTVRIVDTEEGQTLNRDYRQKDYATNVLTFDYTQEPIVTADLVLCAPVVAAEAQEQNKTLEEHYAHLLVHGALHAQGWDHDEEEDAQVMELRESEIMARLGFDNPY; from the coding sequence ATGAACCAACTCACCCTGTCTTTGCAATTTGCCCGCTTTGCCGATGCCCCGCTGCACCGTGCCGCCCTGCCCCGCCACAAAGTGGCCCGCTGGCTGCGTGCTGCGCTGCAATCTGATGCCGAACTCACCGTGCGTATTGTCGATACCGAAGAAGGCCAAACCCTGAACCGCGATTACCGCCAAAAAGACTACGCCACCAATGTACTGACCTTTGACTACACGCAGGAACCCATCGTGACGGCGGATCTGGTGCTGTGTGCCCCGGTGGTGGCCGCCGAGGCGCAAGAGCAGAACAAAACCCTGGAAGAACATTACGCCCACCTGCTGGTACACGGGGCACTACATGCCCAGGGCTGGGATCACGATGAAGAGGAAGACGCGCAAGTGATGGAACTGCGCGAGAGCGAGATCATGGCGCGCCTGGGGTTTGACAACCCCTACTGA
- a CDS encoding PhoH family protein, giving the protein MILRHIFSPPNNTRLAHLCGPTDEHLRTIEAALQVKIAHRHEQFKVDGLKANAKRGMEMLQALYEMASRPIEPRTVQLMLSGDGDVNGEDGPSLKTKRADLKPRSMNQARYLDSIASHDITFGIGPAGTGKTYLAVAMAVDALQRSAVQRIVLTRPAVEAGERLGYLPGDLAQKIDPYLRPLYDALYDLMGFEAVQKAFERQSIEIAPLAFMRGRTLNTSFVILDEAQNTTPEQMKMFLTRIGFGSKAVVTGDVSQIDLPTTQFSGLIDAERVLKGVEGIAMCRLTSADVVRHPLVARIVDAYDAPGRIQPHPRDDALPMPAFEATPLPVHTPPRLPTRAKVTPKANAVARAPRRKKPAVD; this is encoded by the coding sequence GTGATCCTTCGCCACATCTTTTCTCCCCCCAACAACACCCGGCTGGCCCATCTGTGTGGCCCGACCGATGAGCATTTGCGCACGATTGAGGCCGCGCTGCAGGTCAAAATTGCGCATCGGCACGAGCAATTCAAGGTCGACGGCCTCAAAGCCAACGCCAAGCGCGGCATGGAGATGCTGCAAGCGCTGTATGAAATGGCCTCACGCCCAATTGAGCCGCGCACGGTGCAACTGATGCTCTCGGGCGACGGTGACGTGAACGGTGAAGACGGCCCCTCGCTCAAAACCAAACGTGCCGACCTGAAACCCCGCTCGATGAACCAGGCGCGTTACCTCGACAGCATTGCCAGCCACGACATCACCTTTGGCATTGGCCCGGCGGGTACCGGCAAAACCTATTTGGCAGTTGCGATGGCGGTGGACGCCTTGCAACGCAGCGCGGTGCAACGTATTGTGCTGACCCGCCCAGCCGTGGAAGCCGGTGAGCGCCTGGGTTATCTGCCGGGTGATTTGGCGCAAAAAATTGACCCGTACCTTCGCCCGTTGTACGACGCGCTGTACGACCTGATGGGTTTTGAGGCGGTGCAAAAAGCTTTTGAGCGCCAGAGCATTGAGATCGCGCCGCTGGCCTTCATGCGCGGGCGTACCCTGAACACCTCGTTTGTGATCCTGGACGAAGCGCAAAACACCACACCCGAGCAGATGAAGATGTTCTTGACCCGCATTGGCTTTGGCTCCAAAGCCGTGGTCACCGGCGACGTGAGCCAGATTGACCTGCCCACCACCCAGTTCAGCGGCTTGATTGATGCCGAGCGAGTGCTCAAGGGCGTGGAAGGTATTGCCATGTGTCGCCTGACCAGTGCCGACGTGGTGCGCCACCCGCTGGTAGCACGGATTGTCGATGCCTACGATGCGCCGGGCCGTATTCAGCCCCACCCGCGTGACGATGCGCTGCCCATGCCGGCATTCGAAGCCACGCCGCTGCCGGTGCACACGCCCCCCAGACTGCCAACACGCGCCAAAGTGACCCCCAAAGCCAATGCTGTCGCACGTGCACCCCGCCGCAAGAAACCGGCGGTGGATTGA
- the ruvA gene encoding Holliday junction branch migration protein RuvA: MIAKLTGTLDTKNPPAVVIDCHGVGYEVFVPMSTFYNLPELGSKITLLTHFVVREDAQILYGFATAQEREGFRELIKISGVGPRTALSILSGMNVAELAQAVTLQEAGRLIKVPGIGKKTAERLLLELKGKLGPDIGVVASVASDAQSDILQALLALGYSDREAAAALKALPQEVGVSEGIKLALKALAK, from the coding sequence ATGATCGCAAAGTTAACCGGCACGCTCGACACCAAAAACCCGCCAGCCGTTGTCATCGATTGCCATGGCGTGGGCTACGAGGTGTTTGTGCCCATGAGCACGTTTTACAACCTGCCGGAACTGGGCAGCAAAATCACGCTGCTGACACATTTTGTGGTGCGTGAAGATGCGCAAATTCTGTATGGTTTTGCCACTGCCCAGGAGCGCGAGGGTTTTCGTGAACTGATCAAAATCTCGGGCGTGGGGCCACGCACGGCGCTCTCGATCCTCTCGGGCATGAATGTGGCCGAGCTGGCGCAGGCCGTCACCTTGCAGGAGGCGGGCCGATTGATCAAGGTGCCAGGCATAGGCAAAAAAACCGCTGAGCGGCTGCTGCTGGAGCTCAAGGGCAAGCTCGGGCCTGACATTGGGGTGGTGGCCAGCGTGGCCAGCGATGCGCAAAGCGATATTTTGCAGGCCTTGCTGGCGTTGGGTTACAGCGACCGTGAGGCCGCCGCCGCCTTGAAAGCTTTGCCCCAAGAGGTTGGGGTGAGCGAGGGCATCAAGCTGGCACTCAAAGCACTGGCAAAATAA
- a CDS encoding sensor histidine kinase, protein MTRNIPPELETLLGVVSACVDEGGHLVAANAGFMRLLPPDLPHTPGMNVARFFIQPDFSSLSQKPSGPNGLVYSGLLTIGDFADKTRTLRARVWREDAQLNLLADFEIAILEHMSETVLELNQAYSGMHIELAHNNLKLKQNKVQLEQTVAELQEANHKLAQAQSQLVQSEKLASVGLLAAGVAHEINTPLGFVNSNFGTLRTYINDLLAIIDAYEAALPPTDSGVADLTAVEALKQKVDLAYLKEDMPSLLKESLQGLDRVKRIVKGLNDFARVDTTDVWERVNLNECLDGIVDLFWGQFSPYCELHKDYSEVPSVPCVASQISQVFMNLLVNAGQSVHDHGTVTLRTGYVSDQAWVEVSDTGCGISVEDQKLIFDPFFTTKPVGQGTGLGLSVAMGVVSKHQGRIEVQSKVGQGSVFRVWLPLHPSLGITHRPAMDGLHRAGVVGE, encoded by the coding sequence ATGACACGAAACATACCACCAGAACTTGAGACACTACTGGGTGTGGTGTCCGCGTGCGTGGATGAGGGCGGACATCTGGTGGCCGCCAATGCCGGGTTCATGCGATTGCTGCCGCCTGATTTGCCACACACACCGGGGATGAATGTGGCGCGGTTTTTTATTCAACCCGATTTTTCGAGTTTGAGCCAAAAGCCAAGTGGCCCCAATGGGTTGGTGTACAGCGGTTTGCTGACCATAGGTGATTTTGCTGACAAAACGCGAACCCTGCGGGCACGGGTCTGGCGTGAAGATGCACAGTTGAATCTGTTGGCCGACTTTGAGATTGCCATTCTTGAGCACATGAGCGAGACGGTGTTGGAGCTAAATCAAGCCTACTCTGGCATGCACATTGAACTGGCGCATAACAACCTCAAGCTCAAACAAAACAAGGTGCAGCTGGAACAAACCGTGGCTGAGTTGCAAGAGGCCAACCACAAGTTGGCACAAGCGCAGAGCCAACTGGTTCAATCAGAAAAATTGGCCTCCGTAGGTTTGCTGGCGGCTGGCGTGGCACATGAAATCAATACCCCGCTGGGTTTTGTCAATTCAAATTTTGGCACGCTTCGCACTTATATAAACGATTTGCTGGCCATCATTGATGCCTATGAAGCGGCCTTGCCCCCGACGGACAGCGGGGTGGCAGACTTGACTGCCGTGGAGGCACTCAAGCAGAAAGTGGATTTGGCGTATCTCAAGGAAGATATGCCCAGTTTGCTCAAGGAGTCATTGCAGGGACTGGACCGCGTCAAACGAATCGTGAAAGGGCTCAATGATTTTGCACGGGTTGACACCACCGATGTGTGGGAGCGTGTCAACCTGAATGAGTGCCTTGATGGCATTGTGGATTTGTTCTGGGGTCAATTTAGTCCGTATTGTGAGCTGCACAAAGACTACTCTGAGGTGCCGTCGGTGCCCTGTGTGGCATCGCAGATCAGCCAGGTGTTCATGAATTTGCTGGTGAATGCCGGGCAGTCGGTACATGATCACGGCACGGTCACCTTGCGCACCGGCTATGTGAGTGATCAGGCATGGGTTGAGGTGTCCGATACCGGATGTGGCATTTCGGTGGAGGATCAAAAACTGATTTTTGACCCCTTTTTCACCACCAAACCGGTAGGTCAAGGAACCGGTTTAGGGCTTTCGGTGGCGATGGGGGTGGTGAGTAAACACCAAGGGCGCATTGAAGTGCAAAGCAAGGTAGGGCAGGGGTCTGTCTTTCGGGTGTGGCTACCCCTGCACCCCTCACTGGGCATCACGCACCGGCCTGCCATGGATGGGCTGCACCGGGCGGGCGTTGTTGGGGAATAG